cgaatccatatagccgaccctaaatctttaggataaaagtttagttgaattgagttgagttgagtattattatatttatatataaagccatggttaatttattttatttataaatctaacttttaataaattaattataattctatATTAAACATTGATGATATctataaaaattataatcaaaattaaataatcatatttttaataaaaaaataaatatttatgaattaaaaataaattataaacgcATATTAAGTAAAAATCTCAAATCCCAAtccttgaatttcaaattttctatttaaatgcaatataaaattacagaattttatttgttttaaatttaTGAGGGGCATATATGTCTTTTCGGCATGTTCATCTTAACGCCTTTGCCCTAATCATCCCTGTGACACAGTGAAGCTAAAGCCCTTGTAGTTCTCTCTCCGGCACGCGCAGCTAAAGCTTGGGACTTCGGACGGAGGAGTGTATATTCAAGCGAAAAGCATCCAAGCAAACGAATAGCAGAAGTATCTGAATCATAGAAACGAAAGGCAAAATGGGAAGGGAGAGAGACACTCAAAAGATGCAGCAGCAAGTCTCCTTCACAGTCGAGCAGCTCGTAACCGTCAATCCCTACAATCCAGACATCCTCCCAGATCTCGAAAACTATGTTAATGAACAGGTTTCTTTCTATTTCAATCTCATCATTGCTTGAGTATTGATCGCTATTGCTTCGTGAGGTTTCAAATTGATAAACAATATATAAAATTGATGTTTGGGTTGCTTTCTGTTATCAGTTTGGACGctgagaaaaggaaagaaaatcgaaagttatttttttttcttttcacgtGTATGAACTAAGTTGGGTTTTTCTTTTATGTACTTATCAAGATATGGAAATTTTTAAATTGCAAAAATTATAAGAGTTTTTTGTTAGTTGTAATACCCTTTTTTTTTGCCAATTTACGAAGTGTTACTTGCTCATTTCAGTGTGCGtcctgatttattctccattttcCCCCGTATTTGGAACGAATGTTTATGATTTGATCTTGATGTTTTGGTTTCAAAGCCTCCCCAGCTGAATTTTGGTTCTATGAAGAGTTGCTTTTGCAACGAAATTACTTGGATAAATTGACTGATGGGCTGAAAATGAGTTTTCACTTTTGGGCTAATATGGTTTTAATATACCGGTGAGCTGGAGCTATGCTGTGGAAGTTTTTTTGTCTTCTTAATCTGTAAACTTCAATCCCTAGCGCCCTGTTTGTACCTACTGATAAGTAGCTCTATTAACCAACAATTGTGAGTGTTCCATTTTCATGCCTTGTAAAATTTAGCTAATTGCGGGGCTGTAATTTACCCTGTGTTTGGATCCTTAATTATGTGAGGAAATTGGAGAGAAATTAAATAagggaaatgaagagaaaaaaaaaattactttgtaTTGTTTGGATAAGTTATTAGAATAAGAGAGAAATACAATTTCTCTcttaacataaaaataaaagagaggaaataacTATTATATCCTCTCTTTTTCCTTATGTCTATTATGTTGTAGAAGGATATTTCAGTGTTTTACTATAAATTACATCAATTTCTCCTCATTTCTCTCTATTTCCCACCAATTTGGAGAGAAATGTTATGGTTTAATCATAAGggacttgagaaatgaaatttctcttcctttctcttaCTTTCTCTCCTCTATTTAATGTCCAAACAAGAGAATTGAAAGAAATCAAGtttcttttctttgttcttcATTTCCCTTAATCCAAATAAAGGGTTAATATAAGGGATCATACTTTCATGTCTTCATTTTCTCTAAAGTAGTAACAAATTACAATGACCATTTCATAAGAGATGTTGAAATAGAAATAGTGAAGTTAAGCACTACAAGAAATAACAACCTATTAATTCATAAGAACTAAGAAGGTGGTGTAACGCCATAACCCTAGTGAATTGGAGATATAAGAGAGCACCAAAAGACTAAAACAATGAAAAGAAAACCCTGATTCCCATATTTTTGACAATTGAAGGGGTTAGTGCTTGAATGTTGTTGTTATTGTATTTTACCTGTTTACTAAAATGGCTgggattaaaaggattttctgtATCAGGTTTCGTCAGAAACATACAGTCTGGATGCAAATCTATGCCTTCTTCGCCTCTATcaggttttttatttttattttttgctcATTAGAGCAATTAAAATTTTCTACATGGTTCAGTTCATCTGTTTCTTTTCCTTATTTTTGGGGTGTTATTGGTTCATTAGTTTCAGTTAGACTTAAATATGTAATTCCTTACTAAATGTTTATTGTTGCAGTTTGAACCAGAGCGACTAAGCACTCAAATTGTTGCTCGCATTTTGGTTAAGGTCTGGTTAAGCCTTTGCTTAAATGCCTTTAAATGCTTTTGCAGCTTAGTGGCCTATAATatctttctaatatttttttttgtttttgttttttatttttaccAGGCACTAATGGCAATGCCAGCCCCAGATTTTAGCCTTTGTCTATTTTTAATTCCTGAACGAGTGGTATCATTCTGTTACTTTTGGCACATTGTTATGCATGCATTTAGACATCCAAGATTAAGCATTCTCCATCAAGTAGTACTATAGTTTATTCAATGCAATAGATGTGGACTAATGCAAATGTATGAGTGTGTGGTCTGTTGAGGGCCAGGGGGAGGTAGAAGGGAGAATGTTTTTGGGTTTACCTCACTGATTTATACTGAAAAGTTTTTCCAGTTTTGTGAATAAATTGAACTTATTTATCACTAATTTATACCTGATACGTATTTATCTCTTTTTGTCTGTCAGCAAATGGAGGAACAGTTCAAGACATTGATAGTTCTCTCACATTATTTGGAGGTATATCTCGCTATGTTACTTGACTAGTATGTATGAGGGAAAGAGAAACTTATAAATACTTCATTTGCAGACAGGAAGGTTCCGCCAGTTCTGGGATGAAGCAGCTAAGAGTCGACACATAGTTGAGGCTGTGCCAGGTAAAAAGAATGAATTGTGATAGCTGCTACTGCTCTCACTGGGTACATCTTGGTTTCtgttgtccaattggacatgttGTGTTCAAGGATTAATATTTCAGAGAATGATTGTTATATTTATATAGATTACAAAATGTGGAATTTTAAGGGAAAATTGATAAGGTTTTAAGAATGGAGATTTAATGTGGTCGTTAAATTGGCATTGGACTTAAATCATATTTACAATGGAATGCCTTTGGCACACAGAAACAGTAGTGGGCAGATTGGAGCATTCATAATTTCATACGACTGGTATGATTTCTACTTGTATTGATTTAGGTTAGTGTGTGCATTACAGTTGTTGATTAGTGCATGATATAATCCATTCTGTCCTTCAATTAAATAGTTAGGCTTAATTTGCTGTTACTGTCATGCATGTAATTATACAGCTGCTATAGTTGACATTGTCCTGCTTGTCTGTTTTGTTTCGAGTGTATGTTTAAGATGCGCTGTGGCTTACTAGAGGACAGAATGCAGGTTTTGAGCAAGCAATTCAATCGTATGCTATTCATCTGCTTTCCTTGACCTATCAAAAGGTTCCCCGGTCTGTGCTGGCTGAGGTATGCTTCAACTTCATTCTCATGCCATATATATGCTGTGTTACTTTTGATTTCTGTTCTGTATAATGGCCATTCCATGTTTTGCTAGCATCAAGATGCTGGCAGAAATCTGTCTAGTTGAGAAATGCTGAAAATGAGTTGGTTTTCTTTAGAACTTTCCCTGTGCCAACAAAAATTAAATAACAGGATGTAGGTTCAACAGCATGAGCTTTAGTAAATGATATCTCTGATATTTTCAGAGAGTTTTTATTACATAATCAAATATTTTACCTTTGGCCCAATACATATATTGCCCCCATATAACTGAAGAGTCTGGTGGCCCCTAAGCTCTTATTTTGACCTATTAAACACCTCAATGTCTATTTTTGCACCTATTAAACACAAATTTATTTGGTTTTCAGATTATGTTGATATACACACATAAAGACTAAGCAAAAATAACTATAAAAATGTTGACGTAACCCTTTTAGCAATGCTAATGTGGGTAAGAATTGTCATTTGAGAGtgagaaatatggtggaaatgagttaaaaaaaaaattaagagagagagagagaggttaatatttttttattttattagcatgTGCGAGAAATGAACCAAAAATTTTCTAAATCTAGGATTTATTGTTTTCAGGAATAAAACTATAAGGGTCAAGTAGATCATAATACAAGTAGACTAGAGGGTACCACAACTTTTTTCATTTGAAGCCCAGAGTCAATTTATGTGTTCAGCCTTTTACCTTTCAATGATTATGCATATGGTTTAACCACGGTAAAACAGGATCATGATGCACCTACTCTGCCCTTTTTGTTTAACTTGTGAGACTTTTATATGCATAGATAATAGAAATGCCAGCTATGTGAAACTTCTTTAAACATTGATGTGTAACAGGCCATCAACATTGAAGGTCTTTCGTTGGACAAATTCCTTGAGCAGCAGATGGCCACCTGTGGATGGAGCATAGAGAAGGGGCATGGTAAGGGCCAACTCATTGTCCTTCCCAGCAATGAATTTAACCATCCCGAGCTGAAGAAAAATGCTGCAGATAGTGTACCATTAGAGCACATCACTCGAATCTTCCCCATTCTTGGCTGAACCGTGTAGGGGTAGGAATATTTAAATTTGCTTTATTTTGCTTTGGGTTCTAAGTTACTCGCCGCTCCTAATACTCATATTATTTTACTTGCTGCTTAATTACATTGGGGACTGCAGTAACctgttatatttttatatttaagatCAAATCCAAACACGAGTAGAACTGAGAAACCTGAAAATTGTTATTTCAATGCTTTGTCCATGCGTGTGctggggcataaaaatgaaaacATTTAGAAATTTTACATCAAAGTGCAAGTAATTATATTCAAAACCCTTCTCTCAATTTTTTTGGTAATTTCTTATGGTACAAACATTTCACCAGTTCAAGTATCCACAGCCAGAGGGTCAAAAGCATTGTCAAAGGTCCCTCAGATGCTAAATGCGCAAGCTTAGCATAGCATATTTGATGGCATGGCAGTATGGAAACTGAACGTCTCACTAGGTAAATGTTTTATTTACCCTTGTAATGGTTTGATTAATCAATGAAAATTGCAATAAACGTCAATAATAATAATCTATATTATATACATGAATGTATGAAGGGAAATATTAGTTTTGTtgaaattaccttttatttttaaaattaattataattatatttttattattaaaattaattttaaagttttcataaattttaaatgttatttatatttaacttcaattaaatatcaaattttataagatataattaattaaaatatgaaattaataaataaaaaataaaaataaaaaatattattatcaattattgataaaaatataaaaaaaagtacTTATAGCTATAGAtaaaaaatttattgcaaaaaatGCATATTAAAGAAAATGCTAATCTATAGAAATTCATCACTAATGATATTTAGCAACAAAAATAtacctttctaataattttagtaATTAATGCCTTCTACGCATTATCGATGCTTATCCTTTAATATGCTAAATCTATAATAttctatattatttaataatttttagcgataaaattattattaaatatttaataattttattttttaaaattataataattaatataaattaaaattttaatattattgtaataataattttacttatactaaaaaatatattataattcataatataataattctataattataatcctataaatattattaattcattaaaaatttattttattttaaaaaaattgaaaagtacacatatatatatatatatatatagtgttaactatatattaaaaataagaatttaaatttttaattgaattcaaGTAGATCAACCACATTATTAGTCATAAATTTATagtctttttaattatttatattgacaaaaatataactttaactaaacataaaatttatttttatatataaacaaactttatttatttcattttcaataagaataaaaataaataattttatatttttaaattattttttaatataataaattaaaaaataatttgtattaaaaattttaataaaattattataattgcatttcaattttgactaatttaagtaatagaataaaattaaactaatttaggtaaataaaataaaactaacactaattttataattttaataaaaccaattaaaatttaaataaaattaaaaagtgctttgaatttttttaattaattagtcctattttcaattaattttattcttaacattaataaaatattataatttataaatatattaaaaaaattttaaaattactattcataaaaattatttagtttttatttggataattaattgtttaaaataaaaataaattttaattttatattaaaatatagaaaaaaattataatatctaATTTAAAtgcttatttattttaattttttttatttatataaattttttattattatttaatcacTAAATCACTAAGAAAATCAaaacttttataaattttttcaattttactcaaatatttttattttatcaattttattttaaattttgacattaatttcaattttaataattaacctaattaaattacttaattaataaaaacaattcaaatatttacatacattattaatattagtcaatttttttatttttatagtaattttagcaattattctcaaattaatataaaatattattttaataaatttatctattattttaaaaattataattacatctatttttattttatttttattcatactttacttttaaatattttatttcctttttttcccttaaatttgaaataaaatgatagaaaaaatgtgaattaaaagtataaatagaaagaaagagaaaaaaaaataaaaatttaaattataatattatatatattatttatttattattttttatcaacatgatgtttttgttaaaatattaaaattattgaatatattaataaaactaaAAGGAGCATctaaaattaataacaaattaaaaaatttaaattatttttactaattgatgaattaattatttttaattaaatttattattaaaattgaaaacattTAGAAGGGTTAAATttttataatcaaaatttttttactaaaattgataattaactaaatttttttaccttttaattttatttaattatgtgaatatatgagtatttagagttatattaaagaataatattaatatatgatatataattataaaaatatatttttaaattatataatttacttTTCATCAATATATTTAGCATACATATTTCTtttttaaatacttcaatttttttaaattttaatttatcttacacatatatatatataacaataaaaatttattcaatcaTTAACCTAACTTTTTTTACTTATAGTGTTGTAttctttttaaataattaattaataaatataaaaatatgaatagaaaaatttaagaaatgattaaattattttataattttttaatttacaataaaaatattaacatattaaattattaatcttATTATAATCCTTATTTCGAAAAAAAACTTGTTAGATGAAAATCCTAACTCATAACTAATTTTATTAATAGTAAATGGTAATATGTAATTTAaagatttaatattaaaaaaaattaaatttttataattacagctaattttttaacaattttagtatgattttaaaacttttttttttaaatttatagttaaaattgagttaaattaattaatataatataattttgattGTTGATTTCTCTTCTAATCATAATTTTAActatcaatttattttaatttttactatttactaaaaataatatgtcaaatcaatatataaaactaaagacataattattatcataattttaactatcaatttgttttaatttttactgtttattaaaaataatatgtcaaatcaatatataaaattaaagacaAGTAAAAAGGATAACATAATTATTATCAAAAGGTAATCATTtattctaatatttttatttttattatttaaattcaattattacttatttattttttatttatttgattttattagtatttatattaaagtaataatctttaattttataattatataaaaaaaattaataaaaaattacatgaaaataaattaaattacaaacaacagatataaatatgcatGTTTAAAAAACTAGTAATAATAATAGTGAGAAGGAAACATtcagataaataaaaatatttttcattgcttatattatttataaaaataccaCTAAAATTATCTATAACGACAGTTTGTCACTAATGTGCCTGTTTGGTGACAATTAATAGGTCATTAATACATATAACATGTCACTAATAGCACAATAAACACATTGCTGATATTTTTAGCAACGAGAGACTTCTTATTATATTTCGTCGCTAATAGCTTTCAACCATAAAATATTCGTCGCTAAATCCCTAAATAAGAAATTTTAATAACAAGtttacttttaaaaaaaaatcttattataatttttaatatagtaATTCTATAACCTTAATCCAATAAGAATTAGTAATTcactataatttaatttattgtaatataaattaaaaaaaaactcaaaacacCAATCCTttccattaatttatttttaaaaattttttaaatatttacatatttataatattaaattttattttaattatatatatatatatatatatatatatatatatatatatatatatatatatatatagtctatgaataattaaattagattaagaaaaatttaaaaataaaaatgaaaacaaaaatagATGAATAATTATAACAATTATACGATTGTCTTTTTATTTTAGGCTTAGAATGTTAATATAAATTCAGCTAAATATTAGTCTGTATAGACAATGCATCTacatatatattaatattaataaataggAATCACAAAACACTTgtaaaaactctttatttttttaataacaataatTCAGGTTAAATTTAATAGTCACTATTCTAACAAGTTGttctatattaatatttttaaaatttctatttaatatatgtatatatataaattatttttataatattaaaattttaatataatagaaaattaaattaattattaaacattTCTATTATATGaattctaattattattattattaacatatCCTAATTTGCTTGAAATCTAATTATTGTGATAATTGAACTGAAACCTAACATCCATTACCATATGCCCACTACTATCAATTACAAAGGAGTTTTTTTATGGTAAGAGTTTGCTCCAAAacagaaaattttattttcaataacCACCATTAATATATTTCATAAGTTAAttgatgcaaaaaaaaaaaaattctaattaatgTAAACCACAGGATCAGTAAGAAAAGACCATTATTTTTCATATGGTGAAGAATTTTTAGTTTATCAATATattgtcaaattaaaaataaaaataaaatatttaaatcatatgctgagaataaaattaaattcaaattataatataatataaaaaaaattaaatcaatagaTGTAAATAACGTGAAACGCAcgttataataaaaaaaactagTAATAATAAAGCTTTGGGCAACTTTGCGAAAAACTTCTATCAATGCTTGAGATTAGGAAAATGAATAATCCTAAAGATGCAAGTAACCAATGAATCGCCCACCGATTTCTCAATAAGCTTCCTGCTGGAAAACCAGAAAATCGAAGCTATAGAATTTGGACGGCTTAAAGACTATGAGTCCTATAGTTAATTATTAGTATCACGCTCCACTTGACCACAGATAAACATTTAAGGGAAATAAAGAATCGATAGCCTGAAATTCTTCTTAAAGGTGGAGCTCTCAAAGAAAAGAGTTGAATATATTTACAGGACTGAAACCTAGGAAACCCATGTACTACTAGAGGAATGAGAAAAGGAAGAGCTCCAAAaagaattgttttttttttttttttttttaactgttaGCTATTTACTCTCTGTACTTCGGTATCAGGTTCCATCGAGGTTTCCACGATGGATTCAACGATGTAAGTCACACATGGGGAATGGGAGAATTTCTTCTCGGATGCATTGTTAGGGACAGCCAAAACACCTGCCTCTCTTTTCTCCCTCTGGTCCGGCCATCTCCCCTTGGTCTCACTGTCCTTGTCACCTCTCTCTACATCAATAGATTCAGCATCTTTAGAGCAGGTCGGGTCACTTGGGGAAAGGAATAAATATTGATTCAGGGCCAAAGCGAGCTAAACTTCAATGGCAGAGTGTCTCTCCATTGTTTACCCAGTGCACAAAGCTATCTGAGAATTCCTCGAGGACATTGGAATTCTGAGAACTACCATAGGATAGCACCGTTCCCGTCTGCTGCCTTCCCTACAGAACATTAACATGAAATAAGGTCATACTAACATGTCAAGTGGCTTGATTGAATTTTCTAAGGAAAAACCAAGCAAACAAACAACCAAAATATATGCAAACTTTCTAGTTAGCTGGAAATAAGAAACTGTAAATGGAGTTGATTTTCATTACTGATTTTAATCAGCTTATTGTAACTATCAGTAAAATTTGCATCCTTTGAAAAGGTTCACAATGATTTGTTATGTTCACAATGATTAGTTATGTCTAACTACTAGTTAGTTGATAAAGAACACCATGAGAAGTGCCGGTTGCACAGTTAGAAGGTACTGACCTTCATGCTGGATCCATATTCACTAGTGGATGGGGTCATTTCACTCATTATTCCATTGACAACATTTTCTGATGACATCCCCGCAATTGGTGAGATTGTAAGCACTGATGACCTGCAAAAGTATGAACATTGATGAGGACATTAGAGTTTCCCTTGTTACAATCAACAGAGCAGATCTATGATGTGCTTAATTATCAAAGGGTCAGTGCTTCCTCTAGCTTCCAAATCCAATTAACAGACCAACTTCTGACAGGAAATAAATGTTCATGGCAAAAAAATATGGggtgatgaaaattaaaaaaaaaattcaaataaacttTGAAAAGCTAATTTAAAATGCTTTTAGAGAGAAATAGTTTCGTTTAACTCTTTAACAGCTTATTTGGGAAAAAAGGAGAGGAAGGCAAGAAAATGGGAGGAACAAAaatgaaccgtaaaatgtgaagaAACAAAAAATGGTATTTTCCACCTATTGTTTggatagaaaataaaaaatacaaaagaaATTTGGTTCGGAGGGGTAAAATTATGTTTTTACTCTTATATTTTTTCTTCTGGAGAAGTCATTAAAAGGATACAATGGGAATTTTATACACCTTCCTCCCATTTTTTATCCATATTTGGAGTGACAATGTTTTGTCGGTCCCATGACTTTTCCTCCCATATTTTTCTTTCCTCCTATTTTTCctcatctcaatcaagttaggtgcattaaggataaaaaaTGAAAAGTGTtgatgaaagatgaggacattaaagaaagatggagaaatt
The sequence above is a segment of the Hevea brasiliensis isolate MT/VB/25A 57/8 chromosome 11, ASM3005281v1, whole genome shotgun sequence genome. Coding sequences within it:
- the LOC110653736 gene encoding eukaryotic translation initiation factor 3 subunit K isoform X2, with amino-acid sequence MGRERDTQKMQQQVSFTVEQLVTVNPYNPDILPDLENYVNEQVSSETYSLDANLCLLRLYQFEPERLSTQIVARILVKALMAMPAPDFSLCLFLIPERVQMEEQFKTLIVLSHYLETGRFRQFWDEAAKSRHIVEAVPGFEQAIQSYAIHLLSLTYQKVPRSVLAEAINIEGLSLDKFLEQQMATCGWSIEKGHGKGQLIVLPSNEFNHPELKKNAADSVPLEHITRIFPILG
- the LOC110653736 gene encoding eukaryotic translation initiation factor 3 subunit K isoform X1; the encoded protein is MGRERDTQKMQQQVSFTVEQLVTVNPYNPDILPDLENYVNEQVSSETYSLDANLCLLRLYQFEPERLSTQIVARILVKALMAMPAPDFSLCLFLIPERVQMEEQFKTLIVLSHYLETGRFRQFWDEAAKSRHIVEAVPDALWLTRGQNAGFEQAIQSYAIHLLSLTYQKVPRSVLAEAINIEGLSLDKFLEQQMATCGWSIEKGHGKGQLIVLPSNEFNHPELKKNAADSVPLEHITRIFPILG